The following are from one region of the Candidatus Hydrogenedentota bacterium genome:
- a CDS encoding prepilin-type N-terminal cleavage/methylation domain-containing protein, with translation MTAPSPFGNRSGFSLLEMTFAVAILASVMLILFGISEAFGTTAQVQRAKVQANEETRRALTVAIPLLRMAARGSINWDDLPGPVISFRPAADLNGNGTAVDVAGLIELGPVMSIQVDTNDANDDGITDTQLVLLQGDTVRVLANNLVPPAAGGGEPTRATSGFWVTPRDSGFEVMVRARGRTMRGLVLSTEMSQYVALRN, from the coding sequence TTGACCGCACCTTCTCCCTTCGGCAACCGCAGCGGGTTTTCCCTTCTCGAAATGACCTTCGCAGTGGCCATCCTGGCTTCTGTGATGCTTATCCTCTTCGGTATTTCTGAGGCCTTTGGCACGACCGCCCAGGTGCAGCGGGCCAAGGTGCAGGCCAACGAGGAGACGCGCCGCGCCCTGACCGTGGCCATTCCCCTGCTCCGCATGGCGGCGCGGGGCTCGATCAACTGGGATGATCTTCCGGGCCCGGTCATCTCGTTCCGCCCCGCCGCCGATTTGAACGGGAACGGCACGGCGGTGGATGTGGCGGGGCTTATCGAATTGGGGCCGGTCATGTCAATTCAGGTGGACACGAATGACGCAAATGACGACGGAATCACGGACACCCAGTTGGTGCTGCTCCAGGGGGACACAGTGCGGGTGCTTGCGAACAATCTGGTGCCACCGGCGGCGGGGGGCGGGGAGCCCACGCGTGCGACCAGCGGTTTCTGGGTCACCCCGCGCGACTCGGGCTTCGAGGTGATGGTGCGGGCGCGTGGGCGCACCATGCGCGGCCTGGTGCTCTCCACGGAAATGTCGCAGTACGTGGCCCTGAGGAACTGA